The Lathyrus oleraceus cultivar Zhongwan6 chromosome 5, CAAS_Psat_ZW6_1.0, whole genome shotgun sequence genome includes the window ATAATAATACGGTCCCCGTAAGTCTTCAGATTTTAATAGTTAAAAAAATTTATGTACGGGGACCATATTATATTATCTGACTGTACTATAGTGAGAATTTTCAGCCTATTGTCTTGAGAAACATAATATTAAATTTTCAGCCTATAGTCAGCATATTAGGGGGGGCCATATTATTTGAGAAACATTAGTTAGAATTTTCAGCCTATTGTCATGAGAAACATAAGCATCCTATTGATTTAATGTCTCATAATATAGGTGTTTTTTGCTTTAGTTTTGTGTCGCCTTTAATTTTTGTCATTTTGGCCAGCATTTATTTTATGGGTTTTCCCTTGTGTGAGCTGTGTTTCTTATGAGTAAGAATTTTATTTGTTAAATAGTAACTGATAGGATTTGTAGTGACCAAATGATAACCACTTGTGTGTTTCACAGCTGGAGCTTGAGCAGAAAGCTAGAACTCTGCACGAAGATGTGACGAAGCATGTATGTCGCATATCAATATTATTGTGCTGTGTAATAAATCCATTTTTTTCCTATTGTAAAGATAGAGCTGAATATTCAAAGTGAAGTTACTTGGACTCTAGCATGTCAACATTGGCTATGCATCATGAAATTCAGCAAGGGCAAAATCTCACTTACTATTTCCCAGCATTCAAAAAACTTACTATGCAATCATAGAATTTACATTCGCATAATTGTGAAATTTACTTGAGCATGAGCCAGAAGGCGGTAAATCTATAAATCATACTAAAATTTTTAAATACGCCCTTACGTTATCCCTTGaatcctttatccccaacagtTCATTTATCTAATGGGTTATTAACATTATTGAACATTTCTGATTCctttaaaatataaaagaacCTCTGGTCTATCATGTTTTGTTACTGATATTTGTCTTTATATGGTAGTGGATCTCAAGAGAGATAGCAGTGTTGCGAAATCGTATTGATCTGGCCAATGAAAAGGGATGGAGGAGAGAATATCCTTTTATGACATTTTTCTTAATGTTATGTCATTTTAGAAAGCTAAAATCCAAAATGTTGTGAATTGTTCCCAAATTTAGTGCTGACAACTTGTGCCTTAACCATATTTCGATACACTTGCTCAGTACATGGACCGAAAAATGAAGCTGGAATCTCCATCCGAACAATCACGTTTATTAAGTGAAATTCCAAAAGTAATTCCTGAAATGGTTGATACCAATCTGTCACCAGAAGACTCCTCCAGAAAAGATAATCTGGAGTTTCCATCAGCACAATCACGTTCATCAAGTGAAATTCCAGAAGTAACTCCTGAAATGGTTGATACCAATCTATCACCCTAAGATTCCTCCAGAAAAGATAAGCTTGAGCAAAATGATTCGTCAGAATTAGCCACCGGAGAGGCTCGTAACTCTGTTGAACAATATTCCACACATGATGGCTTTGCTCGATGTCTGGATAAGAGAACAGATGTTGTAGGTCTGTCAGGCTTTCCTATCTAAATTGTCTCTGCTTTCATAAATATATATTGCATGCTTATAACTACTTCAATTTTTAAACATTCTTTATATTGTGTTCATGATATTGCATCTGTTGTTATTTTCACATTCTTGTCATGCTGTGATTTATCATTTCATCAAGATCCTCTCTACAGTGACAACTCAGGAGCCAAATATACTGGCAGGTGTTAATAGCCCAATAGTACAGCGGTTGAGTTATAGCGCCAAGATATGGAAGGTATATTCCAGGAAAGGGAAGATAGGAACACATGGAGGGCACTTAGGGTTAGAGAAGGCTATGCTTTTTAGAAATTGAGTAAGGCCCAGGAAGAATAGAAGACGGAGGTGGTTGTGAAGAGGGCAGGGACATGGTTTGATGGAATCGGCTTTGGGCCTAGTCAGGCAGGAAGTTGGCATTTCTCTGCTGCTGCTTGTGATTTTGTGTTGCTTGTTTCCATTTTCTACTCATGTACTCTGATATCTCAGTATCAGTTCAATATAATAATACCTTTAATGTTTTATTATGCAGTAAAGGATCACTTTCTCAGTGAATTTATAATCCAAGGgtgatatttttattattttgttattacaTTTGATTGACTATATCCTTCTTTAAGGTTCTTCACACAGGAAAAATTTAATGTGCCACTAAAGTACTAGTATATATAAAATGTAGCTCACAATACCATGTGTTTGTACGAAGTATGTTTCTGGTACAGTCTTTCCTGGCACTGTTGAATATTTGTATGTCCAACCAAGTAACACTAAATCTGATTCTTTTGATGTAGATCACAGAAATCTAAGTGTAAACATGGATGTCAATCAGACAATAAAAGAAAGACAGACTGTTACCCTTGCTGATTCTGTTAAGGCCACCGCCATAGATGTTATCATGTTAAGTGACAGCGATGAAGATGATCCAAATATTAAAGTCACTTCAGCTGAAAGAAAGGAAGTTGAGACTCCTAAAGTCACTACCGCAGGAAGAAAAGGAGTAGAAAATCCTGAAGTCATTTCAGCCGGAAGAAAGAGATTGGAGACTCCTGAAATATCTAGCTGGCTATGTTCGGGTGTTTACGGTGGTGGAATAAGAGGACCATTTTCATTGTCTGTACTCAAACTCTATTGTGAATCAAAATCTGCTAATTCTTCTCCCTTAGATTTCAAGGTATGGAAGACAGGTGAGAGTGAAAGAGAGGCAATTCCTCTGAGGGATGCACTTAGGCTCTTTTCTCCCCAACGTGAGCAGTAAATCAAAATGAAGAAACCATCTCTATCGGATGCATCATCACTTTTCATGATTAGCATAGTTGTATATTTTCGTTTCTACATTAGGTGCTTTTTTGTAATAAAGTATGTTATCCATAACAGTTttgtgaatgataaaaaaatatgCCATTGTGAATCTTTAACATGTTTTTATTCTATTATTCTCGTTGCCATACAATCTGAGCACAAAATAGGAAGCTTGACCTAGTCATGCTTTTCCTCTACCATGGGATCGACAAACATGTTTTATATGAGCAACATATGTAATGTTTTTTTCTTTAACCCTTCCACCATATGTTATCATCTAACTTTATTTGAGTGATCAGTTTCTTTCTATTAGGTAATGGTGTGGCTGGAATCCTCTATATTTTTCAAACAAATAGATAGCGCTGCCAATGTTGAGTGTATAAAAGTTAAATTATACAAATATGtcattaatttaaaaaaaaaaactttaaCAATAATTTGtttcatttattttaaatttttttcatACATTTGTTTAGAAGCAACACAACCTCTCTATCATGTAGGAAATCCTTCTAACAAAGGAGTGGCAATAATTCTCACAATATTGATGATATGATAATTCAATGTTTGAAAATGGAAAAATATCGTATTAGGCCATTGTACAAAACTAAGAATCGTATTTTGCACACCAGTTTTGGTTTTCAATGAAGCAGGGAATCCTTTTATTGACGGCTGCTTGCAGCATTTTCTTTCCTGAAAACTCGCAACTGTTCCTTGAACTCTTTGCTCTTTTCAAAGTTGGCCTTTCTCTTCACAGCTTTCTGTTTGAACACGGATAATTGTTACATGCCACAGGAAAACCAGATCAAAGCAAACAactttaaaataaaaaataaggaaaagATTATAAAAACTGAAAACCTCACTTCTGCTCTGAAGCAACGATCCAATTTTATTTTCAAATCTGTACATTCGCCAAAGAATTTTGCAATAGGGTGTTCCACGTGACACTTTTGAAACTCCTCAATAATCTACATAAAAGCATAACCTGAATCAAAGTATGCTATAATATAATACACTTGTTCATATTTGCTGGACCATATAGGATAACTTTCATTACCAGAAGAATAAGATAAATGATCTAAACATCTAAACTGAGTAAATTCACAAATTAACTCTAAAGTCCACTATGATCATAAGCAACTCCACATTTAACAGTATAAATCATAAGCAACTCCACATTTAACAATATTTACCGCCTAAGATTGAACTCAATGTGGAACCAATAATCATTGTTTACTATTGGGGGTTTTGACTAATCCAACTTCAGGAGTCCAATTGTCattgaaaatagaaataataTCATTGATAGTACAAAGAACAATGACAACAACAATAACCAAGTTTTATCCTATTAAGTAAAATCGACTACATGGATCGTCTTTCGCCATAATATTCTATCCAGAACCATGTTTTTATCCAAATCGTTAATCACAAAATCTACAGGTCTTCTGTCTATATGCCCAAATCACCTAAGTCTATTTTTCACCGTCTTTTCTATTATAGATATCACCCCGACACCCTCTCTAATATTTATGACAGAACCAAGACACTTCCAAAGTTTCCATTTCTACATGCAATGAAAAATCAAATGGCTAGAAATTTATGATAGAACAAGGACACTCCCAAAATCATCCCTTGTGAGCTTGGTCTAAACTCATATGGTCACTGACAATCCCACCTGCTAGATCTTACATTGCTCGGAGAATCATAACTGAATGCCTATCAAGTACCAACTATGACCTTAAGCATCGCGGTTGCACCGTGGTATCTATCTCTAGCCTCCCCTATCAAACAAAGTAAATTTCTAACCATTTCATTGTGCTAAATGCCGATGTAAAAATGTTTTTACAACATTTTCGAATACTAATAGCCATTATCACATGACATTGACATAGAAATATATCAAATTGATGATCATAAGTAACAAACACATTATTAAGAACTACAACAAGATCATAAATACTTCTAATAACAAAAAACTAAACATTAAAAGAAGTGATAAAACAAACTCACTTCAGCGCACATAGGGTGTTTGTGCAATGTCAAAGGAGGATGCATCTTCTCTCAAACAACCAAATCAATCAGCAACGCCTTCTCCTGCAATTCACCACAAACAACTATCATGTTCATGTCCATTTCCCTGTACTAAAAAACTGCTATAACCCAAAAAAGTTGGAATTGATTGAAATCTAGATCAGCAAAAGATTAGAATATAAGAAGAAAAAACCGGAATCGATTAAAGTGAAATTCAATGGAAGAATCGAAAATAAAACTCATAATTAAAATTCTTGTAAGAGTAGAATATTAGAAGTGAAACGTAAATCAACTTACGAGATACAAAATAGCGATAGAGGGAAGGGTTAAGGCAGAGTTTTAGAAGAAGATACTtttatttttatgaatttttttttaagTAAAACTTAATTTTATATTTAAACAATTTTTTGTCATTCTTTCTTCTTTTTGGTAAACACACTTATTTAATAAAAATCATCTCTCTCTCAAACAAATAAACCACGTGCATTCTCCAGAAAAATGAATCAAAGGTCTCAATAATGGAAGAACACCATGATGAACACCATGAAGGTGTTCATCAATTTTTCAGAAAACACCTAATTTGTTCCAAACCCAGAAACTCTTAACACAAACCTTCACTTAAATCCTTCCCTCAATGCAAATATGTTAACAGATTAAACAgaaaacaaacaaacatggaGATCGAGCCTACCCCATTTTGAACCCTAACTTGTAAATCGTAGCAAAAATCTAAGTTCAACAATAAAATCGAAGCAAATAAACAACAATACATCAACGTGCAAGCAAGAAAATATATTCAGGAGAAGATAAAAGACCTCGCACCGGATACCTCGAGTAAGTTCCAGGGCCTTTTCTCTTTATTTCTTTCTGTCCTGATTTTTCTAAAACTTCTCCTCCTCTCTGACTCTTCAGATTGTTGTGTATGATTGTTGGTTCGTTGAGTAAGGTTGAAGGTTTAAGCTCAAAGCAAAACTCAGGTTTAAGCTCTATGAGTGTGGAATTGATGAGGGATTCCAGCAGTGATTTCTTTGTATTTTCGTGTCCAGAATGAATAAGAGTAAAAAATTCTAATgtttttataaattaaaatgTTAATATCATTTAAATAGGAGAATAGTTAAAATAAGGAAAAAAAATCCTCTTAAATGTTTCTTTTGACATGTAAAAAAAATAATAAGTTGTGATTTAGTATAGTTTTAATATTTAAACTAAATTCATAAATAAGTTGTTCTTTAAATGATTATAATATCTTAATATTTTAGAgtaattttatttaaaaattaaataaatatttttatttattagaTTTAAATAAAAACGAATTATCTTATATTTTTATTAGAAATGATTAGGTCAATTTTCgttttttatcattattattgTCACATTTTTAACCCATAATATAGATTATAATATTATTATTGTCACTTTACTAAAACCGTTTGAATATAGATAAAAAAAAGCCAAACAAATTTTGATAATAAAGATCCGTTCAAGTCATTTTTTCTTAAACATGAATATCAATAACACTTATATGtaataaaaaaagaaagaaacaTATATATTTATAGTCTTACAAGTTATATCATAAATACTAAATAATCAATTTTACTTTTTTTATAAATAACACAATTAATTCTAATAAAGGATAAAAATATGTATTCTTTTCTCTTATCACCGGTAATATTTTCCacatattttaaaaaaataactAATAAATCTAATTGATATATTTTCTTTACTaatctttcaaaaaaaaaatttatatattaataagtgtaatcaattattattattattattattattattattattattatttattaaatttgaaataaaataaattattttaaattctTATTGGAATGAGGTAAGTATTTTTTATACCAAActatattttaaaaataaagtcaataAAAATCAGACTTAATTGATTGAATTAACTTTTATGTAATCAAATCATatgattaaaatattttatatgCTACGTTAAAGCAGAtttctaaaaataaaataatatttaatttaatttaatttaaaatgattattttatttttaatcaattttataaataatagtcaataaaaaaaattaaaaaattttGAATATAGAGAAAAGGATAAAAAAAATATGAGAAAGAGAAATCCTTTAATAACAATAACCCCTTAACCAATAAAAATTTGAATATCAAACTCTTCCATTTTCATTTATAAAAACAACATTTAAATAGCAATAATTATTATTAACAAAACTTTATCACACAAAAATGACCATAAAGGATATAAAATAAATCGTTTAAGTAGATTAATCGGGGATACAGATATAATTAGTGGTGTGCATGGATCATGAACCAAATTAAATTGAACCATATATATGGTTCAGTTTGGTTTttaaaaccattttcataaaaccaatttattttttagaaATCGGTTTATAATTGGATCGGTTCGGTTTTAAACCggtttttcaaaaaaaaaaagttttaaatcaatttctttaaaaccaattttttattttcttaaaaaaatcaatttcaaaaccaattttataaaaaaaatagtttttaaaactatatttttaaaaaatcaattttatatcaaaaataattttattttcttttaactaacttttttattttcactaattataaaactattttatataaaaaaaaatatttatttttaaaaattactTTAAATTTGACTTTTATAATCACTACAAATAATATCTCGATTAAAAATAATTTCAAAGTATGATGTGTTACATAAAAACggtcataaaataaaataattatgaatcatatctctataaatcataattgttcataaaataaataattcatcaaaaacattgttcaaatttctaaaatctctcataattgtttataaacaaattttatgaggttttcaaatatatttttttttaatttaaaaaacataaaaaaaacaatttcttttagaaaaaaaataataaaattcaggaaaaagaaaaaaaatatatataaaaaaaactgaaaataataaaattatattctgagaataaaaataaataaaaaaaatctatttttttttaaaaacattttttactgaaaaaaatacaacatatttttgtttaaaaatatcttttttatttagaaaaatataataattttatcttaaaaaaaatatcaaatataattttttctaaaaaaaatccaaatataatatttttggtgaaaagaaaaaaatctgatttttatttttaaaataatttttttataaaatttaaaaaaatttaaaatataaaattgatttataatgtAATAAAACATGAAAACATGTTGGCGTTAGCTGTCAACAAGATTTTAGGAACTATAATAGGAATATAGTTATTAAATGTTAATTACCATGATTTGGCTATAATTATTCTGATTTAGTTATAATTAGAAATAGGTTTTCTTTGTATATAAATATAACCTATTCCCTCCTTGTAAAATACGattgaaataatatgaaaattGTATATCAGTTTAACATGGTATCAGCCGCCAGGTCTTAATCCTGACCTACGGTAACACTTTCCATCCTTCTTCCATGGCCGACTCGGATTCAAACTCCGATGAGGTTACCTCGTCTTTCATTCTTGCTGAATTGACGACGAAAATGACGGAAGTTCTGAACCGTGCGTCAGCCCCGTCACAAATTGGCTCTGACCATACGGTGGCACCGATTGGCATCAAGTTAGAT containing:
- the LOC127084306 gene encoding uncharacterized protein LOC127084306 encodes the protein MHPPLTLHKHPMCAEIIEEFQKCHVEHPIAKFFGECTDLKIKLDRCFRAEKAVKRKANFEKSKEFKEQLRVFRKENAASSRQ